Within Synechococcus sp. PCC 7335, the genomic segment GTACCCAAACCGATGACCGAGTAGCGTACTGCTGATGGGTTATGGCGAAGTCGAAAGCTACGAAGACTTTGCTAACTACAACGAACAAGCCCTTAACCTATTAACGGCCAAATTTGCGCCTGTTCCAACCTGGATTTACCCCCCTTTGGCTAAGCTATTAGCTATCTTCGACCTGCATGAGTGGAGCCATCAGCACGGCAACTTTGTCTCTCCTCACAACGCTATTTTTGAACAGCAAAGAACCGGGATCGAAACCTGCTTACAAAATCGCTGGGGCGATCGCGTCAAAGTCTTCAAAGCGTTCAACTTCTGTGCGCCTCACTTACCTGAGCAAGTGTTGGCAACCGTCAAGGCAGAAGGCTTCACAAAACTGCTGATCTATCCATTGTTAGTTGTAGATTCTATCTTTACCAGTGGTATTGCGGTAGAACAGGTTAACGACGCACTGACTAAGCTAGCAGGAACAGGTGAGCACTGGTTAAAAGGAACTCGCTACATTCCCTCTTTCTACAACGAAGAGCGCTACATTAACCTGCTTGCAAACCTGGTCGAAGAAAAAATTGAGAAAGAGCTAGCAGTCGCCCACCTGCCTTCTCAAACAGGTATTATCTTGCTCAATCACGGCTGTCCTCACAAGGCGAAG encodes:
- a CDS encoding ferrochelatase produces the protein MGYGEVESYEDFANYNEQALNLLTAKFAPVPTWIYPPLAKLLAIFDLHEWSHQHGNFVSPHNAIFEQQRTGIETCLQNRWGDRVKVFKAFNFCAPHLPEQVLATVKAEGFTKLLIYPLLVVDSIFTSGIAVEQVNDALTKLAGTGEHWLKGTRYIPSFYNEERYINLLANLVEEKIEKELAVAHLPSQTGIILLNHGCPHKAKGFTLIG